The Streptomyces sp. NBC_01353 genome contains a region encoding:
- a CDS encoding SDR family oxidoreductase, whose product MNLPTTERRVLVSGASRGLGRAVAQAFAANGDRVAVHYGTRADEARETLDSLDGTGHVLTGGDLADPAGAAAVADAAADALGGIDVLVNNAAVNTRHPLAETPYEEWVAVWQRHVAVNLLATANLSHLAARRMIEQGGGGRIVNIGSRGAFRGEPDHPAYGATKAAVHALGQSLAVSLAPYGIGVASVAPGFFATERVAPRLTGPEGDAIRAQSPFRRVAGPEEIANAVLWLASPEAEWSSGTILDLNGASYLRT is encoded by the coding sequence ATGAACCTGCCGACCACCGAACGGCGCGTCCTCGTCAGCGGTGCCTCCCGGGGGCTCGGCCGCGCGGTCGCCCAGGCGTTCGCCGCCAACGGCGACCGGGTCGCGGTCCATTACGGCACCCGGGCCGACGAGGCCCGCGAGACCCTGGACTCCCTGGACGGCACCGGCCATGTCCTGACCGGCGGCGACCTCGCGGATCCGGCGGGCGCGGCGGCCGTGGCGGACGCGGCGGCGGACGCGCTGGGTGGGATCGACGTGCTGGTGAACAACGCGGCGGTGAACACCCGCCACCCGCTCGCGGAGACGCCGTACGAGGAGTGGGTCGCCGTCTGGCAGCGGCATGTGGCCGTGAACCTGCTCGCCACCGCGAATCTGAGCCATCTGGCCGCACGGCGGATGATCGAGCAGGGCGGCGGCGGAAGGATCGTCAACATCGGGTCGCGCGGCGCGTTCCGCGGCGAGCCGGACCATCCGGCCTACGGGGCGACGAAGGCCGCCGTCCACGCGCTGGGCCAGTCCCTGGCGGTCTCCCTGGCCCCGTACGGCATCGGGGTGGCCTCCGTAGCCCCCGGCTTCTTCGCCACCGAACGGGTGGCTCCCCGCCTCACGGGCCCCGAGGGCGACGCGATCCGCGCCCAGAGCCCGTTCCGGCGCGTGGCCGGCCCCGAGGAGATCGCGAACGCGGTCCTCTGGCTCGCCTCCCCGGAGGCCGAATGGTCCTCGGGCACGATCCTGGACCTCAACGGCGCGTCGTACCTGCGTACGTGA
- a CDS encoding GNAT family N-acetyltransferase — translation MILRPATRAELPAVLALLSGEETVVDPDAVVVTTAYERAFAEIDGDPRNEMLVLVDGELVVGCLQATYIPGLGKGGAERALIEVVRVRADRRGGGLGRELMARAVERARARGCALVQLTSNKERTEAHRFYASLGFARSHDGFKLALLPRP, via the coding sequence GTGATCCTTCGCCCCGCCACCCGCGCCGAACTGCCCGCCGTCCTCGCGCTTCTCTCCGGCGAGGAGACCGTCGTGGACCCCGATGCGGTCGTCGTCACGACGGCGTACGAGCGGGCCTTCGCGGAGATCGACGGCGATCCACGCAACGAGATGCTGGTGCTCGTCGACGGGGAGCTGGTCGTGGGGTGTCTGCAGGCGACGTACATTCCCGGTCTCGGGAAGGGCGGGGCCGAGCGGGCGCTGATCGAGGTGGTGCGGGTCCGGGCGGACCGGCGTGGCGGTGGGCTCGGCCGGGAGTTGATGGCGCGGGCGGTGGAGCGGGCGCGCGCACGGGGCTGCGCGCTCGTCCAGCTGACCAGCAACAAGGAACGGACCGAGGCCCACCGCTTCTACGCCTCGCTGGGCTTCGCGCGCAGCCACGACGGGTTCAAGCTCGCGCTCCTGCCCCGGCCCTGA
- a CDS encoding endonuclease/exonuclease/phosphatase family protein gives MPSSIPRSAAVAAVVTAALAAGLLAGSSASAETTADTAAVRVHDIQGTARVSPLVGQQVTGVTGIVTGVRTYGSRGFWIQDPQADDNPATSEGLFVFTSSVPTVAVGDAVSVNGTVGEYVPGGLNSGNQSLTQLSKPTVTVVSSGNPVPAPVTISAWSVPSAYAPEGDPAAGGSINGLTLEPKRYALDYYESLEGSNVRVGTSRVVGATDPYSELWVTVKPWENRSWRGGTVYGSYTSQNTGRLQIQSLTPIAQQPFPKANVGDVLSGTTEGPLDFNQFGGYTLTARTLGTVVDRGLERESTDKQHKNELAVATYNVENLDPSDPQEKFDALAAAVVDNLASPDIVALEEIQDNNGAKNDGTVAADQTLKKFTDAIVAAGGPAYEWRSVDPENNKDGGEPGGNIRQVFLFNPERVSFIDRTGGDAATATGVVRGAEGRAALTLSPGRIDPANTAWENSRKPLAGEFTFRGRTVFVIANHFGSKGGDESLVAHRQPPNRSSEAKRLLQAQSVNAFVKDVLAIEKNADVLVLGDINDFEFSETTKALTDGGALYPAVKSLPRSERYSYVFQGNSQVLDQILTSPGIGHFEYDSVHINAEFADQNSDHDPQVLRFRP, from the coding sequence ATGCCTTCCTCCATACCGAGATCCGCGGCTGTGGCCGCCGTCGTAACGGCCGCGCTCGCGGCCGGACTCCTCGCGGGCTCCTCCGCCTCGGCGGAGACCACCGCGGACACAGCCGCCGTCCGCGTCCACGACATCCAGGGCACCGCCCGGGTCTCGCCCCTCGTCGGACAGCAGGTCACCGGCGTCACGGGCATCGTGACCGGTGTCCGGACGTACGGTTCGCGCGGATTCTGGATCCAGGACCCGCAGGCCGACGACAACCCGGCCACCAGCGAGGGCCTCTTCGTCTTCACGAGCTCGGTGCCGACCGTCGCCGTCGGCGACGCGGTCAGCGTGAACGGCACGGTCGGCGAGTACGTCCCCGGCGGCCTGAACTCCGGCAACCAGTCGCTGACGCAGCTCTCCAAGCCCACCGTCACCGTGGTCTCCTCCGGCAACCCGGTCCCGGCTCCCGTGACGATCTCGGCCTGGTCCGTCCCTTCCGCGTACGCCCCGGAGGGCGACCCGGCGGCCGGCGGTTCCATCAACGGCCTCACCCTGGAGCCGAAGCGGTACGCCCTGGACTACTACGAGTCGCTGGAGGGCAGCAACGTCCGTGTCGGCACCTCGCGCGTGGTGGGCGCCACCGACCCGTACTCCGAGCTGTGGGTCACGGTGAAGCCGTGGGAGAACCGCAGCTGGCGCGGCGGCACGGTCTACGGCTCGTACACCTCGCAGAACACCGGCCGGCTCCAGATCCAGTCGCTGACACCGATCGCGCAGCAGCCCTTCCCCAAGGCGAACGTCGGCGACGTGCTCTCCGGCACGACCGAGGGCCCGCTGGACTTCAACCAGTTCGGCGGCTACACGCTGACCGCGCGCACGCTGGGCACGGTCGTCGACCGTGGCCTGGAGCGTGAGAGCACGGACAAGCAGCACAAGAACGAGCTGGCGGTCGCGACGTACAACGTCGAGAACCTCGACCCGTCCGACCCGCAGGAGAAGTTCGACGCGCTGGCCGCGGCCGTGGTGGACAACCTCGCCTCGCCCGACATCGTCGCCCTGGAGGAGATCCAGGACAACAACGGCGCCAAGAACGACGGCACGGTCGCGGCCGACCAGACGCTGAAGAAGTTCACGGACGCGATCGTGGCCGCGGGCGGCCCGGCGTACGAGTGGCGCTCGGTCGACCCGGAGAACAACAAGGACGGCGGCGAGCCCGGCGGCAACATCCGCCAGGTCTTCCTCTTCAACCCGGAGCGGGTCTCCTTCATCGACCGCACGGGCGGCGACGCGGCGACGGCGACCGGCGTGGTCCGCGGCGCGGAGGGCCGTGCCGCGCTGACCCTCTCGCCCGGCCGGATCGACCCGGCGAACACCGCGTGGGAGAACAGCCGCAAGCCGCTGGCGGGCGAGTTCACCTTCCGTGGCCGTACGGTCTTCGTGATCGCCAACCACTTCGGCTCCAAGGGCGGTGACGAGTCGCTGGTCGCGCACCGTCAGCCGCCGAACCGTTCCTCCGAGGCCAAGCGCCTCCTGCAGGCGCAGTCCGTCAACGCCTTCGTCAAGGACGTCCTCGCGATCGAGAAGAACGCCGATGTCCTGGTCCTCGGCGACATCAACGACTTCGAGTTCTCGGAGACGACGAAGGCGCTGACGGACGGCGGGGCGCTCTACCCGGCCGTGAAGTCGCTGCCGCGCAGCGAGCGCTACTCGTACGTCTTCCAGGGCAACAGCCAGGTCCTCGACCAGATCCTGACGAGCCCGGGAATCGGCCACTTCGAGTACGACAGCGTCCACATCAACGCGGAGTTCGCGGACCAGAACAGCGACCACGACCCGCAGGTGCTCCGCTTCCGCCCGTAG
- a CDS encoding glucose 1-dehydrogenase, with protein sequence MSEQRVALVTGSSSGIGAAVARRLADAGIRVVVNSARSVDAGKALAAELPDAVYVQADVSDEAQATALVAAAVEAYGRLDILVNCAGTTRFIPHDDLDAASPDVWRHLYDVNVIGVWQTITAAVPHLRASGAGSVVTISSQAGVRPGGSSIPYAVSKAAVNHMTKLLAKTLGPDVRVNAVAPGFIDTPWFDGVEGADEAKAHVAGAVPLRRVGEPEDIAGAVFDLTNASYITGEVLLVDGGGHLLG encoded by the coding sequence ATGAGCGAACAGCGCGTCGCCCTGGTCACCGGCTCGTCCTCGGGCATCGGCGCCGCCGTCGCCCGCCGCCTCGCCGACGCGGGGATCCGGGTCGTCGTCAACTCCGCGCGGTCCGTGGACGCGGGCAAGGCCCTCGCAGCCGAACTGCCGGACGCCGTCTACGTCCAGGCCGACGTCTCCGACGAGGCCCAGGCGACGGCCCTCGTCGCCGCGGCGGTGGAGGCGTACGGGCGGCTGGACATCCTGGTCAACTGCGCGGGCACCACGAGGTTCATCCCGCACGACGACCTCGACGCGGCCTCGCCCGACGTCTGGCGGCACCTCTACGACGTCAACGTCATCGGGGTCTGGCAGACCATCACCGCCGCCGTCCCGCACCTGCGGGCGAGCGGCGCGGGCAGCGTCGTGACCATCTCCTCGCAGGCCGGCGTCCGCCCCGGCGGCAGTTCCATCCCGTACGCGGTCTCCAAGGCGGCCGTCAACCACATGACGAAGCTGCTCGCCAAGACGCTCGGCCCGGACGTCCGGGTCAACGCGGTCGCACCGGGCTTCATCGACACCCCCTGGTTCGACGGCGTCGAGGGCGCGGACGAGGCCAAGGCCCATGTGGCGGGTGCGGTGCCGCTACGGCGGGTGGGAGAGCCCGAGGACATCGCCGGCGCCGTCTTCGACCTCACCAACGCCTCGTACATCACCGGCGAGGTCCTGCTCGTCGACGGCGGAGGCCACCTGCTCGGCTAG
- the dapA gene encoding 4-hydroxy-tetrahydrodipicolinate synthase yields the protein MSTERPFGRALCAMITPFTASGELDLDVAREHAAHLVSEGCDGLVLNGTTGESPTTTDAEKATLIEAVREAVGPGPSVLAGVGTSDTRHTVELARQAEKAGADGLLVVTPYYSRPPQDAVAAHFLKIADATDLPVMLYDVPGRTGTRIEPETMLRLAAHPRIVAVKDCAYDLLGSTKVIARTSLAYYSGCEELNLPLYAVGGAGYVSTVANVAPRQMRAVLDAFDAGDTAGATRLNALTMPLSELMMASGLPGTVTVKALLGDFVREPLQPADLETVDGLRAAYEDLVQSNT from the coding sequence ATGAGCACTGAACGCCCCTTCGGCCGGGCCCTCTGCGCGATGATCACGCCCTTCACCGCCTCCGGCGAGCTGGATCTCGACGTCGCCCGCGAGCACGCCGCCCATCTGGTGTCCGAGGGCTGCGACGGTCTCGTCCTCAACGGCACCACCGGTGAGTCCCCGACCACCACGGACGCCGAGAAGGCGACGCTGATCGAGGCCGTCCGTGAGGCCGTCGGCCCCGGCCCTTCGGTCCTCGCGGGCGTCGGCACTTCCGACACCCGACACACGGTCGAGCTGGCGCGCCAGGCCGAGAAGGCGGGCGCGGACGGGCTCCTGGTCGTCACCCCGTACTACAGCCGCCCTCCGCAGGACGCCGTCGCGGCGCACTTCCTCAAGATCGCGGACGCGACCGATCTGCCGGTCATGCTGTACGACGTCCCCGGCCGCACCGGCACCCGGATCGAGCCGGAGACGATGCTGCGGCTCGCCGCCCACCCGAGGATCGTCGCGGTCAAGGACTGCGCCTACGACCTGCTCGGCTCCACCAAGGTGATCGCCCGGACCTCCCTCGCGTACTACTCCGGCTGCGAGGAGCTCAACCTCCCGCTGTACGCGGTGGGCGGCGCCGGCTACGTCAGCACGGTGGCCAACGTGGCGCCGCGTCAGATGCGGGCCGTCCTCGACGCCTTCGACGCGGGGGACACGGCCGGGGCGACCCGGCTCAACGCGCTCACCATGCCGCTCTCCGAGCTGATGATGGCCTCCGGCCTGCCAGGCACGGTGACCGTGAAGGCGCTCCTCGGCGACTTCGTCCGGGAACCGCTGCAGCCCGCCGACCTGGAGACGGTCGACGGGCTGCGGGCGGCGTACGAGGATCTGGTTCAGTCGAACACGTAG